A section of the Candidatus Nitrosacidococcus sp. I8 genome encodes:
- the rpmA gene encoding 50S ribosomal protein L27: MAHKKAGGSSRNGRDSESKRLGIKKYGGEQVLAGNILVRQRGTKFHPGNNVGLGRDHTLFATASGKVQFAVKGPRNRTYVNIVAE; this comes from the coding sequence ATGGCACATAAGAAAGCAGGCGGCAGCTCCCGGAATGGTAGGGATTCAGAATCTAAGCGGCTAGGTATAAAAAAATACGGTGGAGAACAAGTACTTGCTGGAAATATCCTAGTAAGACAAAGAGGTACTAAATTCCATCCCGGAAATAATGTGGGGCTAGGAAGGGATCATACTCTATTTGCAACAGCATCAGGAAAGGTACAATTTGCTGTAAAAGGACCCCGTAACCGTACCTATGTTAATATTGTTGCAGAGTAA
- a CDS encoding efflux RND transporter permease subunit encodes MKFTDLFIRRPVFASVVNLLILLIGLRAFTLLELRQYPASTTTVITVTTTYAGASSEIINSFITTPLEQAIAEAKGIDYIIATSIEGKSTIEAHMELNYNPGAAIAEIQAKVNSQIVFFPPETENPVVDSNTGRTTALMYLALSSDVTPLHQVTDYLLRSVKPKIQALPGVSKVTLSGDKSPAMRIWLNPQRMAALGVTGSDVKKVLQSNNFISGVGKTKGGYDSVNLISSTNISKEQDYRNLVVYGKNGAIVRLEDIGDPKLDVEDYNAIDWHDDQLVIFVGIEESPGSNPLEVADEVHKLIPELQKQLPPGINLDIVSDYSIYMSEAVDEVFHTLGEAIAIVLIVIFLFLGSLRAALIPSIAVPLSLIGSGFLMLSLGFSINLLTLLAMVLAIGLVVDDAIIVVENVQRHLEMGKSHFRAALDGAQELGLPIIAMTTTLVAVYAPIGFMGGLVGTLFTEFAFTAACAVIISGIVAITLSPMLSSKVLKAADQKGKFELWVEHLLTQLAQFYQRVLHRTLNHIPLIMIFAAFVLCSLYPLYMSGQKELAPAEDQSVVEFEATGPEVANIDYDKIYAKQIFEITKTLPEYREIYVLLGMGGDINIIKGGFKMYPPTQRKRSQMEIQPDLQQRLQEGITAYEISVYHRPTLPGVGGAPIQFIVETDTDFLSLDQVAQELLERAMESGKFSFLQKSIKYEQPRISINVNRDLAGDLGITMEDIGEDLTTMLGERWVNRFDLEGRSYKVIPQVIRSYRLDEHMLENYYTRIKSGEMIPLSTLVSLEKTVVPSKRIQFQQLNALTLQGVASPGVTIGDALSYLEEQAREIFPRGFSWDYAGESRQYAQEGNALAITFFFALIVIYLVLAAQFESWRDPIIVLMSVPMSIAGALIFLALGFTTVNIYTEMGLITLIGLIAKNGILIVEFANQLQMHEGLNKRAAVEKAASIRLRPILMTTSSMIVGVIPLIMATGAGAISRYGIGLMIATGLGIGTFFTLFIVPAVYVIVAREHKPEETLEVT; translated from the coding sequence ATGAAGTTTACTGATCTTTTTATCCGTCGCCCAGTATTTGCTAGCGTTGTTAATTTACTTATTTTATTGATTGGGCTGCGTGCTTTTACTTTATTAGAATTACGCCAATATCCAGCAAGTACTACGACCGTAATTACAGTAACTACTACTTATGCAGGGGCAAGTAGTGAAATTATTAATAGTTTTATTACCACCCCATTAGAGCAGGCTATTGCTGAAGCAAAAGGTATTGACTATATCATTGCTACCAGCATAGAAGGGAAATCCACCATAGAAGCTCATATGGAGCTGAACTATAACCCAGGTGCTGCTATTGCGGAAATTCAAGCTAAAGTTAACAGCCAAATTGTTTTCTTTCCTCCAGAAACAGAAAATCCCGTAGTTGATTCTAATACGGGGCGAACTACTGCATTAATGTATTTAGCCCTTTCCAGTGATGTCACTCCATTGCATCAAGTCACAGACTATCTACTACGATCGGTCAAACCGAAGATCCAAGCACTTCCTGGAGTAAGTAAAGTTACCCTTTCAGGGGATAAATCTCCAGCCATGCGTATTTGGCTTAATCCTCAGAGGATGGCTGCCTTAGGAGTAACAGGTAGTGATGTAAAAAAGGTGTTACAGAGTAATAACTTTATCTCTGGTGTAGGTAAAACAAAGGGAGGTTATGATTCGGTTAATTTGATTAGTAGTACCAATATTAGCAAAGAGCAAGACTATCGTAATTTGGTCGTTTATGGAAAAAATGGAGCAATTGTTCGGCTTGAGGATATTGGCGATCCTAAATTAGATGTGGAAGACTACAATGCTATCGATTGGCACGATGATCAGTTGGTTATTTTCGTAGGCATTGAGGAATCCCCTGGTTCTAACCCTCTTGAAGTTGCAGATGAAGTTCATAAATTAATTCCTGAGTTACAGAAACAGCTTCCTCCTGGAATTAACTTAGATATTGTCTCTGATTATAGTATTTATATGTCAGAGGCTGTTGATGAAGTATTTCACACGCTTGGGGAGGCGATTGCTATTGTGCTTATTGTAATTTTCCTATTTTTAGGATCATTACGTGCCGCCCTGATTCCTTCTATTGCTGTACCTCTTTCTTTAATAGGATCAGGTTTTTTAATGCTTTCTCTAGGATTTTCTATTAACCTGCTTACTCTACTTGCTATGGTACTTGCTATTGGTTTAGTAGTAGATGATGCCATTATTGTAGTGGAAAATGTTCAACGCCATTTAGAAATGGGTAAATCTCACTTTAGAGCTGCTCTTGATGGAGCTCAAGAATTGGGATTACCTATTATTGCCATGACCACCACTTTAGTTGCGGTCTATGCCCCTATTGGCTTTATGGGAGGATTGGTAGGTACTTTATTTACTGAATTTGCATTTACTGCAGCTTGCGCCGTAATTATTTCTGGAATTGTTGCTATTACCCTATCTCCCATGCTGTCTTCCAAGGTTTTGAAAGCTGCTGATCAAAAAGGAAAGTTTGAACTATGGGTGGAACACTTACTTACTCAGCTTGCTCAATTTTATCAAAGAGTTTTACATCGAACCCTAAATCATATTCCGCTCATTATGATTTTTGCTGCTTTTGTTCTGTGTAGCTTATATCCGCTATATATGAGTGGGCAAAAGGAATTAGCCCCTGCTGAAGATCAGAGCGTTGTAGAATTTGAAGCCACTGGGCCAGAGGTAGCTAATATTGATTACGATAAAATCTATGCCAAGCAGATTTTTGAAATTACTAAAACACTTCCTGAGTATAGGGAGATTTATGTTCTCTTAGGGATGGGCGGAGATATTAATATCATTAAAGGTGGATTTAAAATGTATCCTCCTACCCAGCGTAAACGCTCTCAAATGGAAATACAACCAGATTTACAGCAGCGATTACAGGAGGGCATTACTGCCTATGAAATCTCTGTCTATCATCGCCCAACTCTACCTGGAGTAGGGGGAGCACCTATTCAGTTTATTGTAGAAACAGATACAGATTTCCTTTCTTTAGATCAAGTCGCTCAAGAATTACTTGAAAGAGCCATGGAAAGTGGTAAATTTTCTTTTTTGCAAAAATCTATTAAATATGAGCAGCCTCGAATTTCAATTAATGTAAACCGAGATCTTGCAGGTGATTTAGGTATCACCATGGAAGATATCGGAGAGGATTTAACTACGATGCTAGGTGAGCGTTGGGTAAATCGATTTGATTTAGAGGGTCGTAGCTATAAAGTGATCCCTCAGGTCATTCGTAGCTATCGCTTAGATGAGCATATGCTAGAAAATTACTATACCCGCATTAAAAGTGGAGAAATGATTCCATTATCTACCTTAGTTTCCCTTGAAAAAACGGTAGTACCTAGTAAGAGAATCCAATTTCAGCAGTTAAATGCATTAACTTTGCAAGGAGTTGCTAGCCCTGGAGTCACTATAGGTGATGCTCTATCCTATTTAGAAGAGCAAGCACGGGAAATTTTCCCCCGAGGCTTTAGCTGGGATTATGCAGGAGAATCACGTCAATATGCCCAAGAAGGAAATGCCCTTGCAATTACTTTCTTTTTTGCTTTAATTGTAATTTATCTTGTACTTGCTGCTCAATTTGAAAGCTGGCGAGATCCTATTATTGTGCTTATGTCAGTACCTATGTCTATTGCAGGTGCTTTAATATTCCTCGCTTTAGGGTTTACGACTGTAAATATCTATACAGAGATGGGATTAATTACATTGATTGGTCTTATTGCAAAAAATGGGATTTTAATTGTAGAATTTGCTAACCAGCTACAGATGCATGAAGGGCTTAATAAAAGAGCAGCGGTAGAAAAAGCAGCAAGCATCAGGCTTCGTCCTATTCTTATGACTACCTCTTCCATGATAGTAGGGGTTATTCCGTTAATTATGGCAACAGGTGCAGGTGCAATAAGTAGATACGGAATCGGTTTAATGATTGCTACTGGGTTAGGAATTGGTACTTTCTTTACCTTATTTATTGTGCCGGCAGTTTATGTAATTGTAGCAAGAGAGCATAAGCCAGAAGAGACTCTTGAAGTTACATAG
- the rpsT gene encoding 30S ribosomal protein S20 codes for MANTAQARKRARQAEKHRKQNSSQRSEMRTYIKKTLKAIVTGNREQAIAAYKIMVPTLDRLARKGLIHINKAARYKSRINTKIHLMA; via the coding sequence TTGGCTAATACCGCACAAGCACGTAAACGAGCTCGCCAAGCAGAAAAACACCGTAAACAAAATTCAAGTCAACGCTCTGAGATGCGTACTTATATTAAAAAGACTTTAAAAGCGATTGTAACGGGTAATAGGGAACAAGCGATTGCTGCATATAAGATCATGGTACCGACTTTAGATCGTTTAGCTCGTAAAGGTTTAATTCATATTAATAAAGCAGCTCGCTATAAGAGCAGGATAAATACTAAAATCCACTTAATGGCTTAA
- the rplU gene encoding 50S ribosomal protein L21, whose translation MYAVIKSGGKQYRVQEGDTLKIEKIDADEGTQFILDQVLLIASDGSTQIGTPYIDNAKVDATVKSHGRGKKVKIIKFRRRKHSKKQMGHRQYFTELHIDSISAS comes from the coding sequence ATGTATGCAGTGATTAAAAGTGGTGGAAAGCAATATCGTGTTCAAGAAGGGGATACCCTTAAAATAGAAAAAATAGATGCTGATGAGGGTACTCAATTTATTCTCGATCAAGTATTGTTAATAGCCTCTGATGGTAGCACTCAAATCGGTACTCCCTATATCGATAATGCAAAGGTAGATGCTACAGTAAAAAGCCATGGACGAGGAAAAAAAGTTAAAATTATTAAGTTTCGTCGTCGTAAGCATTCTAAAAAACAAATGGGGCATCGGCAATATTTTACTGAATTACACATTGATAGTATTTCTGCAAGCTAG
- a CDS encoding efflux RND transporter periplasmic adaptor subunit, producing the protein MIKRSITIFLVLICLVSIAFFSWKYYEKYKTNTIVSSPLATVATTQAHINSWQPVAESIGNLVAIQGTNVTNEIEGLITKINFKSGQWVEKGVLLVQLNDSIEQADLRGLIAQNALASVQLKRNAQLVKGDLVSQSDYDITQAQLESDRANVDSKRALIQKKHITAPFSGLLGVRQVNLGEYLTPGSPIVLLQALDPIYVDYMLPERYFSFLSINQKISIKVKSYPDRAFIGHITAIDPGFDPQTRNIKIRATLNNPNLLLRPGMFSEVSTLLPERKQALTVPKMAIAYNPYGEMIYVVEKQGNDFIAHQRAVRVRDAYGDQIEIVKGLTEGEQVIIAGQLKLHNGQKVKINNRIIPIPHTDEP; encoded by the coding sequence ATGATAAAACGCTCTATTACTATTTTTTTAGTTTTAATTTGCTTAGTAAGCATTGCTTTTTTCTCTTGGAAATACTATGAAAAATATAAAACTAATACAATAGTATCCTCTCCGTTAGCTACGGTAGCCACTACACAAGCACACATAAATAGTTGGCAACCTGTTGCAGAATCTATTGGTAATTTAGTAGCTATCCAAGGAACAAATGTTACTAACGAGATCGAAGGGCTGATCACAAAAATAAATTTCAAATCAGGACAGTGGGTAGAAAAAGGAGTTCTTTTAGTACAACTCAATGATAGTATCGAACAAGCAGATCTAAGAGGATTGATTGCTCAGAACGCCCTTGCATCAGTGCAACTAAAGCGCAATGCACAACTTGTGAAGGGAGATCTAGTTTCACAATCTGACTATGATATTACCCAAGCACAGCTAGAAAGTGATAGAGCAAATGTAGACTCTAAACGTGCTTTAATTCAAAAAAAACATATTACGGCCCCTTTTTCTGGCTTACTTGGGGTACGGCAAGTGAATCTTGGCGAATACTTAACCCCTGGATCGCCTATTGTACTGTTACAAGCCCTAGATCCTATTTATGTAGATTATATGCTTCCAGAGCGTTATTTTTCTTTTCTCTCCATAAATCAAAAAATTTCCATAAAAGTTAAAAGCTATCCCGATAGAGCTTTTATTGGCCATATTACTGCTATTGATCCTGGTTTTGATCCTCAAACCCGTAATATTAAAATTCGGGCTACTTTGAATAACCCTAATTTATTGTTACGTCCAGGGATGTTTTCTGAAGTAAGTACTCTATTACCTGAAAGAAAACAGGCACTTACTGTGCCTAAAATGGCAATTGCTTACAACCCCTATGGAGAGATGATTTATGTAGTTGAAAAACAAGGCAACGATTTTATCGCTCACCAAAGAGCAGTACGAGTAAGAGATGCTTATGGAGATCAGATAGAAATTGTTAAAGGGTTAACAGAGGGGGAGCAAGTGATTATTGCAGGTCAGCTAAAACTTCATAATGGCCAGAAAGTAAAAATTAACAATAGAATAATACCCATACCACATACTGATGAGCCATGA
- the cgtA gene encoding Obg family GTPase CgtA, producing the protein MKFVDEAIIKVQAGAGGNGCLSFRREKFIPFGGPNGGNGGKGGDAYLIADERINTLIDFRHHHHFIAQRGESGRGKLQSGKSGQDLYIPVPVGTEAWELETGDFFGDLTTPKQTLLVAKGGRYGLGNAHFKSSTNRAPRKFTKGELGEELSLRLELKLLADVGLLGLPNAGKSTFTRQISAANPKVASYPFTTLYPSLGVVRVGFDQSFVIADIPGIIEGASQGTGLGIQFLKHLSRTRLLIHLVDILPDQADPITNIQTILKELEQFSPKLANQEQWLVFNKIDLLPETELRDLCKNVCTHLSWQNPVYYISSVTGQGCQSLITAIMAYLETASAEN; encoded by the coding sequence ATGAAATTCGTAGACGAGGCCATTATTAAGGTGCAAGCTGGGGCAGGAGGCAATGGCTGCCTTAGCTTTCGCAGAGAGAAATTTATCCCCTTTGGAGGTCCTAATGGGGGTAATGGCGGCAAAGGCGGGGATGCCTACTTAATTGCCGATGAGAGAATTAATACCCTAATCGACTTCCGCCATCACCATCACTTTATCGCTCAAAGAGGTGAAAGTGGTAGAGGTAAGCTCCAATCAGGCAAGAGCGGGCAAGATCTCTATATTCCTGTACCCGTAGGCACTGAAGCTTGGGAATTAGAAACAGGGGATTTCTTTGGAGATCTTACAACACCTAAGCAAACTCTATTAGTCGCTAAAGGTGGACGTTATGGGTTAGGCAATGCTCACTTTAAGAGTAGTACTAATCGAGCACCACGTAAATTTACTAAGGGCGAGCTTGGGGAAGAACTTTCTCTAAGGCTAGAACTGAAATTACTAGCTGATGTAGGGTTACTGGGGTTGCCTAATGCAGGTAAATCTACTTTTACTCGCCAAATATCGGCAGCCAACCCTAAAGTTGCAAGCTATCCTTTTACGACACTTTATCCCAGCCTTGGCGTAGTTAGAGTTGGATTTGATCAAAGTTTTGTGATCGCAGACATTCCGGGCATCATTGAAGGGGCCTCTCAAGGGACAGGGTTAGGAATTCAATTTCTTAAACACCTTAGTCGTACCAGACTACTTATCCATTTAGTAGATATTCTCCCCGATCAGGCCGATCCAATTACTAACATACAAACTATTTTAAAAGAACTAGAGCAGTTTAGCCCTAAACTAGCAAATCAAGAGCAATGGCTAGTATTTAATAAAATAGATTTGCTTCCTGAAACTGAATTAAGAGATCTCTGTAAAAATGTTTGTACTCACCTCTCTTGGCAAAATCCTGTTTATTATATTTCCTCTGTGACAGGACAGGGTTGTCAATCGCTTATTACAGCAATAATGGCGTATTTAGAGACTGCTTCGGCTGAAAATTAA
- the ispB gene encoding octaprenyl diphosphate synthase, whose protein sequence is MNIQHTYDLITNDMQSVNGMIQQKLHSEVVLINQLGHYIINSGGKRLRPIVVLLSAHAFNYKGINHIDIATIIEFIHTATLLHDDVVDSSQLRRGQKTANNIWGSEASVLVGDFLYSRAFEMMVSVGSMRVMEILAHTTNTIAEGEVMQLLNCHDPDTTEERYLNVIRSKTAKLFEAAAQLGAVLCNASDIEEKAMAAYGMHLGTAFQLTDDVLDYGASSEDLGKNIGDDLAEGKPTLPLIYAMRHGSELESKIIFNAIKEGGLGNLNQVIKAIQVTGAIDYTAEAAHRESQKAIQALEYIPHSLYRESLSDLAQFAVSRAY, encoded by the coding sequence TTGAATATACAGCATACATACGATTTAATAACCAATGATATGCAATCTGTTAATGGTATGATCCAACAAAAATTGCATTCTGAAGTAGTACTTATCAACCAATTAGGGCATTATATTATTAATAGTGGTGGTAAACGGCTACGCCCAATAGTAGTGTTGCTGAGTGCCCATGCTTTTAATTATAAGGGTATAAATCATATTGATATTGCTACTATTATCGAATTTATCCATACCGCTACTCTATTACATGATGACGTAGTAGATTCTTCGCAGCTAAGAAGAGGTCAGAAAACAGCAAATAATATCTGGGGCAGTGAAGCTAGTGTTTTAGTAGGAGATTTTCTTTACTCTCGTGCTTTTGAAATGATGGTTAGCGTGGGCAGTATGCGAGTTATGGAAATCTTAGCCCATACAACAAATACAATTGCAGAGGGGGAAGTCATGCAACTATTAAATTGCCATGATCCAGATACTACCGAAGAGCGATATTTAAACGTGATTCGTAGTAAGACTGCAAAATTATTTGAAGCAGCCGCTCAGCTAGGTGCAGTACTTTGTAATGCTTCAGATATAGAAGAAAAAGCAATGGCTGCATATGGTATGCATCTAGGCACTGCATTTCAACTTACGGATGATGTACTGGATTATGGTGCTTCAAGTGAGGATTTAGGCAAGAATATTGGTGATGATTTAGCAGAGGGTAAACCAACCTTACCGTTAATTTATGCTATGCGCCATGGTTCAGAGCTAGAATCTAAAATTATTTTTAATGCAATAAAAGAAGGTGGGCTTGGAAATTTAAATCAAGTTATTAAAGCTATTCAAGTTACTGGAGCAATAGATTATACAGCAGAGGCTGCTCACCGGGAATCACAGAAAGCCATTCAAGCACTTGAATATATTCCTCACTCACTTTATCGAGAATCCTTATCAGATCTAGCACAATTTGCTGTTTCTCGTGCTTACTAA
- the proB gene encoding glutamate 5-kinase, producing MSNYRSRLATSRRWVIKVGSSLLATESRKLNTNYIQILAHDIAKLQNLGYQIVLVSSGSVAAGMQRLNWHQRPSALHHLQAAAAVGQMELIQVYESNFQNYGQHSAQILLTYDDLINRNRYLNARSTLRTLLQLKIVPIINENDTIATEEIRFGDNDTLSALVANLVEAEVLVILTDQAGLFTADPRENVHAELISETAASNPDLDVMASTRTGIFGRGGMFTKLRAARQAERSGTITVIAAGKEKDIIPRITSGEKIGTLLWPNIEILTARKQWLAGQLQTKGKIQLDAGAINVLCSSGKSLLPIGVTACNGHFTRGDLVSCVDIQNKEIARGLINYSAEETKRILGYPSSHIEQILGYINEKELIHRDNLVLL from the coding sequence ATGAGCAATTATCGTAGTCGTTTAGCCACTAGTCGTCGCTGGGTAATCAAAGTGGGAAGCTCTCTACTTGCCACTGAGAGTCGTAAACTAAATACCAACTATATCCAAATACTAGCACATGATATTGCGAAACTACAAAATTTAGGCTATCAGATCGTATTGGTTTCCTCTGGCTCAGTTGCTGCCGGAATGCAAAGACTAAATTGGCACCAACGGCCTAGTGCTTTACATCATTTACAGGCGGCTGCCGCAGTTGGTCAAATGGAATTGATTCAGGTTTATGAATCTAATTTTCAGAACTATGGACAACATTCTGCACAAATATTACTGACCTACGATGATTTAATTAATCGTAACCGTTACTTAAATGCACGCAGTACACTGCGTACCCTACTACAGTTAAAAATTGTACCTATTATTAATGAAAACGATACGATTGCAACTGAAGAGATTAGGTTTGGAGATAATGACACCTTATCTGCTTTAGTAGCTAACTTAGTAGAGGCAGAAGTTCTAGTTATCCTGACAGATCAAGCTGGATTATTTACTGCGGATCCAAGAGAAAATGTTCATGCTGAATTGATTTCAGAAACAGCAGCTAGTAACCCAGATCTTGATGTAATGGCCAGCACTAGGACAGGTATCTTTGGTCGTGGAGGTATGTTTACAAAACTAAGAGCAGCTCGGCAAGCTGAACGTTCTGGGACGATTACTGTGATTGCTGCTGGAAAAGAGAAGGATATTATTCCAAGAATTACCTCTGGAGAAAAGATAGGTACGCTATTATGGCCTAATATAGAGATACTTACTGCTCGAAAACAGTGGCTTGCTGGTCAGCTACAAACTAAAGGAAAAATACAGCTAGATGCTGGTGCAATAAATGTATTATGTAGCTCTGGTAAAAGTTTACTACCTATAGGTGTTACCGCTTGCAATGGTCATTTCACTCGAGGAGATTTAGTCAGTTGTGTGGATATACAAAATAAAGAAATTGCTCGTGGACTTATTAATTATAGTGCCGAGGAAACGAAACGTATCCTCGGCTATCCAAGTAGTCATATTGAGCAAATATTAGGATATATTAACGAAAAAGAGTTAATCCATAGGGATAATTTGGTATTGCTCTAG
- a CDS encoding FAD/NAD(P)-binding oxidoreductase — protein MANMKHHQIVIVGGGAAGITVAASLRRKKGGKKLDIAIIEPSNNHYYQPAFTLVGAGAYSLEKTRRSEKSLIPSNVEWIQDSVTSFSPQNNQVKLASGQLIDYDYLVVCPGLELNWDKVEGLKETLGKNGVCSNYSHDYAPYTWECIQGLNQGAKAIFTQPPLPFKCPGAPQKIAYLAADHLRKNKITESTLYFCTHAPVMFGVPLFSKELDKVVARYGIHAKFQHNLVAVDGKNKQATFEVIGGGKTGEKITLDFDILHVTPPQSAPEVVKSSPLANEAGYIDVHKHSMQHTQYKNVFSLGDACSAPNSKTAAAVRKQAPVVVKNLLHLIQGGEIEEGYEGYASCPLTTGYGKMILAEFIYGGKVTPTFPLDPRKERLLNWWIKVTGLPILYWDYMLKGYEWFFAYNTNYEEPKKD, from the coding sequence ATGGCAAATATGAAACATCATCAGATCGTTATTGTTGGTGGTGGTGCTGCAGGTATCACAGTGGCAGCTTCCCTTAGAAGAAAGAAAGGGGGCAAAAAATTAGATATTGCTATTATTGAACCATCCAATAATCATTATTACCAGCCTGCTTTCACATTAGTGGGTGCTGGTGCATACTCTCTAGAAAAAACTCGCCGCTCTGAGAAAAGTTTAATTCCTTCTAACGTAGAGTGGATTCAGGATTCTGTGACTAGTTTTAGTCCTCAAAATAATCAAGTGAAATTAGCCTCTGGGCAGCTTATAGACTATGACTATCTTGTGGTTTGCCCTGGGTTAGAATTAAATTGGGATAAAGTAGAAGGGTTAAAAGAAACTCTTGGCAAAAATGGAGTATGTAGTAACTATTCTCACGACTATGCACCTTATACTTGGGAATGTATACAAGGGCTTAACCAAGGAGCAAAGGCTATTTTTACACAACCTCCACTTCCTTTTAAGTGCCCGGGAGCTCCACAAAAAATTGCCTACCTAGCTGCAGATCATTTACGCAAAAATAAAATAACGGAGTCTACGCTTTATTTTTGCACTCATGCACCCGTGATGTTTGGTGTACCGCTTTTCTCTAAAGAACTAGATAAGGTAGTTGCTCGCTATGGAATTCATGCTAAGTTTCAACATAATCTAGTTGCCGTAGATGGAAAGAATAAACAAGCCACTTTTGAAGTAATAGGCGGAGGTAAAACAGGAGAAAAAATTACTTTAGACTTTGATATTCTTCATGTTACCCCCCCTCAAAGCGCTCCAGAAGTAGTAAAATCTAGCCCACTAGCTAACGAAGCAGGATACATAGATGTACACAAGCATTCTATGCAGCATACCCAATATAAAAATGTTTTTTCCCTTGGAGATGCTTGCTCTGCACCTAATTCAAAAACTGCAGCTGCTGTTCGTAAACAGGCACCTGTTGTTGTAAAAAACCTATTACATCTCATTCAAGGTGGAGAAATAGAGGAAGGCTATGAAGGTTATGCTTCTTGCCCGCTCACTACAGGCTATGGAAAAATGATTCTAGCAGAATTTATTTATGGAGGAAAAGTGACCCCTACCTTCCCTTTAGATCCTCGTAAAGAGCGCTTACTTAATTGGTGGATTAAGGTAACAGGGCTTCCTATCTTATATTGGGATTACATGCTCAAAGGTTATGAATGGTTTTTTGCGTACAATACTAATTACGAAGAGCCTAAAAAAGACTAA